From a single Callithrix jacchus isolate 240 chromosome 5, calJac240_pri, whole genome shotgun sequence genomic region:
- the GAA gene encoding lysosomal alpha-glucosidase isoform X4 has product MGVRQPPCSRQLLAVCALVSLATAVLLGHVLLHDLLVVPRELDGSSPVLKETHSAHQQGASRPGPRHYPGRSRAAPTHCDIPPNNRFDCAPDKTITQEQCEARGCCYIPAEQALQGAQMGQPWCFFPPSYPSYKLENLSSSEMGYTATLTRTTPTFFPKDILTLRLDVMMETENRLHFTIKDPANRRYEVPLETPRVHSRAPSPLYSVEFSEEPFGLIVRRELGGRVLLNTTVAPLFFADQFLQLSTSLPSQLITGLAEHLSPLMLSTSWTKITLWNRDLAPTPGANLYGSHPFYLVLEDGGSAHGVFLLNSNAMDVVLQPSPALSWRSTGGILDVYVFLGPEPKSVVRQYLDVVGYPFMPPYWGLGFHLCRWGYSSTAITRQVVENMTRAYFPLDVQWNDLDYMDARRDFTFNRDGFLDFPAMVRELHEGGRHYVMLVDPAISSSGPAGSYRPYDEGLQRGVFITNETGQPLIGKDMNEPSNFIRGSEVGCPSNELENPPYMPGVVGGALQAATICASSRQFLSTHYNLHNLYGLTEAIASHRALVKARGMRPFVISRSTFAGHGRYAGHWTGDVWSSWEQLASSVSEILQFNLLGVPLVGADICGFLGNTSEELCVRWTQLGAFYPFMRNHNGLLNLPQEPYRFSEPAQQAMRKALALRYALLPHLYTLFHLAHIGGETVARPLFLEFPKDSSTWTVDHQLLWGEALLITPVLQAGKTEVTGYFPSGTWYNLQTVPIEALGSLPPPPKTHCEPAIHSEGQWVTLPAPLDTINVHLRAGYIIPLQGPGLTTTESRRLPMALAVALTTGGEARGELFWDDGESLGVLERGAYTQVTFLARSNTIMNELVHVISEGAGLQLQKVTVLGVATAPQQVLANGVPVSNFTYSPDTKVLDIPVSLSMGEQFLIRWS; this is encoded by the exons ATGGGAGTGAGGCAGCCACCCTGCTCCCGCCAGCTGCTGGCAGTCTGCGCCCTCGTGTCCCTGGCCACAGCTGTGCTCCTGGGGCACGTCCTGCTCCATGATTTGCTGGTGGTTCCCCGAGAGCTGGATGGCTCCTCCCCAGTCCTGAAGGAGACCCACTCAGCTCACCAACAGGGAGCCAGCAGGCCAGGGCCCCGCCATTACCCCGGCCGATCCAGAGCAGCACCCACACACTGCGACATCCCCCCCAACAACCGCTTCGACTGTGCCCCCGACAAGACCATCACCCAGGAGCAGTGCGAGGCCCGTGGCTGCTGCTACATCCCTGCGGAGCAGGCACTGCAGGGTGCCCAGATGGGGCAGCCCTGGTGCTTCTTCCCACCCAGCTACCCCAGCTACAAGCTGGAGAACCTGAGCTCCTCTGAAATGGGCTACACGGCCACCCTGACCCGAACCACCCCCACCTTCTTCCCCAAGGACATCCTGACCTTGCGGCTGGACGTGATGATGGAGACTGAGAACCGCCTCCACTTCACg ATCAAAGATCCCGCTAACAGACGGTACGAGGTGCCCTTGGAGACCCCGCGTGTCCACAGCCGGGCGCCGTCCCCACTCTACAGCGTGGAGTTCTCCGAGGAGCCCTTCGGGCTGATCGTGCGCCGGGAGCTGGGCGGCCGCGTGCT GCTAAACACGACAGTGGCACCGCTGTTCTTCGCGGACCAGTTCCTGCAGCTGTCCACCTCGCTGCCCTCGCAGCTCATCACAGGCCTCGCCGAGCACCTCAGTCCCCTGATGCTCAGCACCAGCTGGACCAAGATCACCCTGTGGAACCGGGACCTCGCACCCACG CCGGGTGCAAACCTCTACGGGTCTCATCCTTTCTACCTGGTGCTGGAGGACGGCGGGTCAGCACACGGGGTGTTCCTGCTGAACAGCAATGCCATGG ACGTGGTCCTGCAGCCGAGCCCCGCCCTCAGCTGGAGGTCCACAGGTGGGATCCTGGATGTCTATGTCTTCCTGGGCCCGGAGCCGAAGAGTGTGGTGCGGCAGTACCTGGACGTTGTGG GATACCCATTCATGCCGCCATACTGGGGCCTGGGCTTCCACCTGTGCCGCTGGGGCTACTCCTCCACCGCCATCACCCGCCAGGTGGTGGAGAACATGACCAGGGCCTACTTTCCCCTG GACGTGCAGTGGAACGACCTGGACTACATGGACGCCCGGAGGGACTTCACGTTCAACAGGGACGGCTTCCTCGACTTCCCGGCCATGGTGCGGGAGCTGCACGAGGGCGGCCGGCATTACGTGATGCTCGTG GATCCTGCCATCAGCAGCTCAGGCCCCGCTGGGAGCTACAGACCGTATGATGAGGGTCTGCAGAGGGGGGTTTTCATCACCAACGAGACCGGCCAGCCGCTGATCGGCAAG GACATGAACGAGCCTTCCAACTTCATCCGGGGCTCTGAGGTCGGCTGCCCCAGCAATGAGCTGGAAAACCCGCCCTACATGCCTG GGGTGGTTGGGGGCGCCCTCCAGGCGGCCACCATCTGTGCCTCCAGCCGCCAGTTCCTCTCCACACACTACAACCTGCACAACCTGTACGGCCTGACCGAAGCCATCGCCTCCCACAG AGCGCTGGTGAAGGCTCGGGGGATGCGCCCATTTGTGATCTCCCGCTCGACCTTTGCGGGCCATGGCCGATACGCCGGCCACTGGACCGGGGACGTGTGGAGCTCCTGGGAGCAGCTGGCCTCCTCCGTGTCAG AAATCCTGCAGTTTAACCTGCTGGGGGTGCCCCTGGTCGGGGCGGACATCTGCGGCTTCCTGGGCAACACATCAGAGGAGCTGTGCGTGCGCTGGACCCAGCTGGGCGCCTTCTACCCCTTTATGCGGAACCACAATGGCCTGCTCAATCTG CCCCAGGAGCCGTACAGGTTCAGCGAGCCAGCCCAGCAGGCCATGAGGAAGGCCCTGGCCCTGCGCTACGCACTCCTCCCCCACCTCTACACACTGTTCCACCTGGCGCATATCGGCGGGGAGACCGTGGCCCGGCCCCTCTTCTTGGA GTTCCCCAAGGACTCCAGCACCTGGACTGTGGACCACCAGCTGCTGTGGGGGGAGGCCCTGCTCATCACCCCAGTGCTCCAGGCTGGGAAGACCGAAGTGACTGGCTACTTCCCGTCAGGCACATGGTACAACCTGCAGACG GTGCCAATAGAGGCCCTTGGcagcctcccacctccacccaaaACTCACTGTGAGCCAGCCATCCACAGCGAGGGGCAGTGGGTGACACTGCCGGCCCCCCTGGACACCATCAATGTCCACCTCCGGGCTGGGTACATCATCCCCCTACAG GGTCCCGGCCTCACAACCACTGAGTCCCGCCGGCTGCCCATGGCCCTGGCTGTGGCCCTGACCACGGGTGGGGAGGCCCGAGGCGAGCTGTTCTGGGATGACGGAGAGAGCCTGGGAGTGCTGGAGCGAGGGGCCTATACACAGGTCACCTTCCTGGCCAGGAGC AACACGATCATGAATGAGCTGGTGCATGTGATCAGCGAGGGGGCTGGCCTGCAACTGCAGAAGGTGACCGTCCTGGGCGTGGCCACGGCGCCCCAGCAAGTCCTCGCCAACGGGGTCCCTGTCTCCAATTTCACCTATAGCCCTGACACCAAG GTCCTGGACATCCCTGTCTCGCTGTCGATGGGAGAGCAGTTTCTTATCAGGTGGTCTTAG